ATGGGAAATGAACAGCAGTGTACCGTCATAATCGAGCAGGGCGGATTCCAGCACCTCTTTGCTAAATAGGTCCAGGTGGTTCGTTGGTTCGTCAAGAATTAGCACATTGGCTTTCTCCAGCATTAATTTGGCCAGAGCAACGCGGGCTTTCTCTCCGCCGCTCAAAGCGGCGATCTTCTTCAGAACGTCCTCTCCGCTGAACAGGAAGTTCCCAAGTACACTACGGATACGAGCTTCCTCAATATGAGGAAATGCGCTCCAAACCTCTTCCAACACGGTATTCTCGCGATTAAGATGCGTTTGTTCCTGATCGTAGTAGCCGATTTTTACTTTGGAGCCCCAGGTTAGCGAGCCTGAATGAGGCCGTAGATCGCCGGTTAGTATTTTCAACAAGGTGGATTTGCCGATCCCATTCGGTCCGATTAGAGCTACTGTCTCACCGCGATTCAGATAGAAGGATACATTTTGGAATAACGGAGTTTTGGAGTCATCATAGCCATAGGACAGTTGATCCACATACAGGACATCCTTGCCTGTCTGAATCTCCGCCTCGAAGGAGAAGCTGGCCCGCTTCAAATCGCCGAGTGGGCGCTCAATTCGATCCATCTTCTCCAGCGCCTTGCGCCGACTCTGTGCCCGCTTGGTCGTTGAGGCGCGGACGAGATTTTTCTGGATGAAGTCTTCCATCCGGGCTATTTCGTCCTGCTGCTTCTCATACTGCTTCATGCGACTCTCATATTCAGCGGCCTTAAGCTCAATATAACGGCTGTAGTTGCCCGTATACCGGGTTGATTGATGCCGTTCGATCTCGACGATGGTTGTAACTAGACGGTCCAGGAAATAACGGTCATGAGAGACAACCAGCAATGCCCCTGAATAATTACGGAGGTAATCCTCCAGCCAGGTCAAGGTCTGAATATCCAAATGGTTCGTGGGTTCGTCCAGCATTAGCAGGTCCGGAGCCTGAAGCAGAATCCGTGCCAACGCAAGCCGGGTCTTCTGTCCACCACTCAAGGTAGAGATAACCGTATCGGACGAGAAATTACCGAAGCCCATTCCATATAGCACACTGCGGATCCGTGTCTCGATCTCATAGCCGCCGTTATCCTTGAACCAGTCCGATTTGAGCGCATAGCGGTTAAGCAGTTCCTGATAAGCCTTCTCATCAGCCGCCACCGCCGGATCGGCAATCTGCGCCTCCATTCCTCTTAGCTCGCGCTCAGTCTCTAATAGAGGGGCGAATACGTTCAGCATTTCTTCCCAGATCGTTCGGTCGGACTGTAGTCCGCTGTTCTGAGCTAGATAGCCGATCCGAGTCTCTTTGGCTTTGAAGATTTGCCCACCATCATAAGATATTTCCTCTGCAAGGATTTGCAGCAATGTAGATTTTCCTGCGCCATTAACACCGACCAGCCCGATCCGTTCTCTTTCCAGAATCTGCAGGTTAATGCCCTCCAATACCGGAGTGACGCCAAATAATTTCGTAATATTTGCAGCTTGAAGCAACATAATGAATTTGATCCTCCAACGAATTTACTAAGTATGTTCTCAAATTACTGAATTAGGTTTTGTGTGATTAAGCTAATAAGCCTACTACTATATATTGTAGTGTACATGAAAAACCCTGCAAATGCACCGCACTTTAATGATCGCTGTCATGCGATTTGCGAAAAGAAGCTTGGTTTTCATTTTACGCCAACAATGATACACTAGAGGGAAGAATATATACTTTTGACAAAACACAAAATATATCCTTCTTGACGAGAAAGGGGAAGAGGCGTCGTGAGGGATACTTCAGCTCAAAATATATCCGCACAAAAGAAAGAGCTGCGTCACAGAATGACTGTGATTCGCTCAAATGTCTCTGCAGCTTCCCGCAGAGAACAGTCGATTGCTGCCAGTTTGCTGGCAGAGAACGAGGTGCTATCCCCCCTAAGAAAAAGCCGCGGTGGAAGACTGAATGTATTCTGCTACGTATCATTTCGAGACGAGCCTGAGACGCTGCATTTGATTCAAACTTCCCTTGAGCGGGGTGACCGGGTACTGGTCCCCAAAGTGATTAGCGAAGAACGGAAGCTGACGCTTCATGAAATGAATGATGTAAATGATCTGATCCCGGGAGTGTGGGGCATCCCAGAGCCGGGAGATCATATGCCGCAGTGGCCGACTGCGCGTTATGCAGAGATTGACATCATTATCGTTCCGGGTCTTGCCTATGACCGCTATGGCGGCAGAATTGGCTTCGGGGGCGGGTATTATGATCGCTTCATGGAACAAATATCATCGGTCAAGAGCACTGGCTTGGTCCCAATTAAGGCCTCACTGACACTTGAGGAGCAGATCATCCCGGGGCGAATTCCGATGGAAGAGCATGATTTTAGACTGGATATGCTGTTTACAGCATC
The window above is part of the Paenibacillus lutimineralis genome. Proteins encoded here:
- a CDS encoding ABC-F family ATP-binding cassette domain-containing protein — encoded protein: MLLQAANITKLFGVTPVLEGINLQILERERIGLVGVNGAGKSTLLQILAEEISYDGGQIFKAKETRIGYLAQNSGLQSDRTIWEEMLNVFAPLLETERELRGMEAQIADPAVAADEKAYQELLNRYALKSDWFKDNGGYEIETRIRSVLYGMGFGNFSSDTVISTLSGGQKTRLALARILLQAPDLLMLDEPTNHLDIQTLTWLEDYLRNYSGALLVVSHDRYFLDRLVTTIVEIERHQSTRYTGNYSRYIELKAAEYESRMKQYEKQQDEIARMEDFIQKNLVRASTTKRAQSRRKALEKMDRIERPLGDLKRASFSFEAEIQTGKDVLYVDQLSYGYDDSKTPLFQNVSFYLNRGETVALIGPNGIGKSTLLKILTGDLRPHSGSLTWGSKVKIGYYDQEQTHLNRENTVLEEVWSAFPHIEEARIRSVLGNFLFSGEDVLKKIAALSGGEKARVALAKLMLEKANVLILDEPTNHLDLFSKEVLESALLDYDGTLLFISHDRYFLNKMAERIVELHPNGAQHFLGNYDDYLEKKLELEEMAAEKAAQEAAKQKPERASLQEDDNAAKGKSGAASYEADKQAKREERNRQRRLEQLEELISKLEGDIASLEHELTLPEIYQDYTAVQERQTAIDEHKEQLSACYEEWEQLMEN
- a CDS encoding 5-formyltetrahydrofolate cyclo-ligase, with amino-acid sequence MRDTSAQNISAQKKELRHRMTVIRSNVSAASRREQSIAASLLAENEVLSPLRKSRGGRLNVFCYVSFRDEPETLHLIQTSLERGDRVLVPKVISEERKLTLHEMNDVNDLIPGVWGIPEPGDHMPQWPTARYAEIDIIIVPGLAYDRYGGRIGFGGGYYDRFMEQISSVKSTGLVPIKASLTLEEQIIPGRIPMEEHDFRLDMLFTASGMIYI